Within bacterium, the genomic segment GCAGCCACGGGCTGGCGGATGCCCGCCTCATCGCAGACCCGGCGGGAGAGAAGACCCACTGTTCCGATCTCGGCACCCTCCGAGAGAATGCCGGCCACTCCCCCCGCCTCGAAAGCCGGCGGCGCGTCTTCCTTGGTGCGGAAAGAGAGGGCCGGAAGCCGCAGTGCCTCGGCGAGATACTCGAGAGCCCCCTTGAGGTCGAACAGCGCGGGGAGAAGAAGCGTCTCCCCGCCGGGCACCGCCCCCGCCGGCCAGAGCGCGGGGGGAAATGTCTCCGTCAGGATCGCCGCCAGCCGCGCCTCCTCCCGGGGCAGGGGGCCGCCCCCTCCCTTGTGGAAGGTCTGCCCGATCTCGAAAAGAAGCACTTCATCCAGCCCGCGGTTCAGGTTCAGGGCCGCATTGCCCAAAAGACCCGCGAGAAGGGTGGTCCGCATCACATCCATCTCGGCGCTCAGGGGATTTCGAAGCGGAACCACATCCGCCCCGCCCAGGCCGAGGCGCTCCAGGGCGGCGCCGCTCACAAAGCTGTAATTGATCGCCTCATCAAAACCCGCGGCCACCATCGCCTCGCGGCCCTTCTCCTCCAGCTCCCTTCGCGGGGAGGGCGGGGCCGGCGGGCGCGTCGTGGGCGGGAGGGTCGCGGCGAACTGATCGTATCCCTTCTGGCGGGCCACCTCCTCGATCAGATCGATCTCGCGCTCGATGTCGGGCCGGAAGGTGGGTACCTCCACCACGTATTCGTCCTTGCCGGCGGCTTCGAGCTTCATCCCGAGGGCTTCGAGTTCCTTGCGGATCTCCCGCTTCCCCACCTTCTCGCCCAGAAGGGCCGCAATCCGCCTGGTTCTGAGGCGCACGCGGGCGGGGCGTACCGGCTTCGGGTAGGCGTCCACCACACCGGGGGCCACCTCGCCGCCCGCCGTCTGCCGGATAAGTTCGATCGCCCAATCGGCCGCCCGGCGCGTTCCGCCCGGGTCCACCCCCCGCTCGAAGCGGTAGGAGGCCTCGGAGTTCAGGCCGAGGCGCCGCCGGGTGCGCCGGATGGTGGCGGGCGCGAAGTACGCGCTCTCCAGAAGGATGTTCCGCGTCCCATCGCCGACCTCGGAGTTGAGACCGCCCATCACGCCGCCGATGGCCACCGGGCGCCGGGCGTCGCAGATCATCAAATCGCCCACGTCCATCTTCCGCTCCTGCCCATCGAGGGTGCTGAAGGGCCCGTCCACGGGCTCCCACGTGCGGACCACGATGCGCCCTTCGGCCAGCAGGCCCATGTCGAAGGCGTGCAGCGGCTGGCCGAGGCTGAACATGACGTAGTTCGTTACATCCACCACGTTGTTGATGGGCCGCATCCCGGCGATCTTGAGCCTCTGCTGCATCCAGGCCGGAGAGGGACCGATCTTCACCCCCCGGATAACACGGGCGATGTAGCGCGGGCACTTGTCCGCATCGCGGATTTCCACCGCGCACAGCTTCTCCGCGGAATCCGCACCCTCCTCGGCAACGGCCAGCTCGGGAATGCGCAGCGGCCGGCCCAAAATGGCGGCCGCCTCGCGCGCCACCCCGAGAACGGAGAGGCAGTCGGCCCGGTTGGGGGTGATGCCGATCTCAAAGACACTGGTGTCGAGGCCGAGCGCGGCGGCGGCGGAAGAACCCACCGGCGGGGCACCCTCCAGCACGAGGATGCCGCCGTGATCCTCGCCGATCTCAAGCTCGCGGGCCGAGCAGATCATCCCCTCGCTGGTTTCCCCGCGGATTTTGGCCTCTTTGATCTGCTGGCCGTCCGGGAGCCTCACCCCGGGGCGGGCGAGAACGATG encodes:
- the pheT gene encoding phenylalanine--tRNA ligase subunit beta, with translation MRVSLDWIADFVEIDPKAPGLAGQLAERLTMAGLEVEGLDQPGERLKGFVVGEVLTAEAHPGADRLKLCRVHDGLRERRVVCGAPNVAAGQRIVLARPGVRLPDGQQIKEAKIRGETSEGMICSARELEIGEDHGGILVLEGAPPVGSSAAAALGLDTSVFEIGITPNRADCLSVLGVAREAAAILGRPLRIPELAVAEEGADSAEKLCAVEIRDADKCPRYIARVIRGVKIGPSPAWMQQRLKIAGMRPINNVVDVTNYVMFSLGQPLHAFDMGLLAEGRIVVRTWEPVDGPFSTLDGQERKMDVGDLMICDARRPVAIGGVMGGLNSEVGDGTRNILLESAYFAPATIRRTRRRLGLNSEASYRFERGVDPGGTRRAADWAIELIRQTAGGEVAPGVVDAYPKPVRPARVRLRTRRIAALLGEKVGKREIRKELEALGMKLEAAGKDEYVVEVPTFRPDIEREIDLIEEVARQKGYDQFAATLPPTTRPPAPPSPRRELEEKGREAMVAAGFDEAINYSFVSGAALERLGLGGADVVPLRNPLSAEMDVMRTTLLAGLLGNAALNLNRGLDEVLLFEIGQTFHKGGGGPLPREEARLAAILTETFPPALWPAGAVPGGETLLLPALFDLKGALEYLAEALRLPALSFRTKEDAPPAFEAGGVAGILSEGAEIGTVGLLSRRVCDEAGIRQPVAA